Proteins encoded by one window of Methanobacterium sp. CWC-01:
- a CDS encoding glycosyltransferase family 2 protein produces MFPRVSVIVLNWNGWEDTVECLESLYRVDYPCFDVVVVDNASEDDSLSRIREYCRGDLGVESPFFTYTSRNKPIEVFELTEDQIEGGLGENDGNSFNFYNSSSLYKLTLIKNRENYGFAVGNNIAVEYALEMFDPDYVLLLNNDTIVDPQFLREMIKATGEDRIGIVGPKLLNATDPHIIDSAGHVISWGRIVDRGHGEVDEGQYDQDVNVVGAMAAAALYKREMLLDIGLLDISYITLGEDADLSWRAYNNGWKAVFSPKAIVYHKRGRTITKKSVLPGMTILSTKNTTRYVVKNGNNSHKFLYLFTLLKEGLFVLGGSILRKNNVDARKYSTVLLHSYFIIFKSIFSSK; encoded by the coding sequence ATGTTTCCTCGGGTTTCGGTGATTGTTCTCAATTGGAATGGTTGGGAGGATACGGTGGAGTGTTTGGAGTCGTTGTATCGGGTGGATTATCCGTGTTTTGATGTGGTGGTGGTGGATAATGCTTCGGAGGATGATTCTCTTTCTCGGATTAGGGAGTATTGTCGGGGTGATCTGGGGGTGGAGTCTCCTTTCTTTACTTACACTTCCCGGAATAAGCCCATTGAGGTTTTTGAACTGACTGAAGACCAGATAGAGGGAGGTTTAGGTGAAAATGATGGGAATAGTTTTAATTTTTATAATTCTAGCTCTTTATATAAACTTACCCTCATAAAAAATCGGGAGAATTATGGTTTTGCGGTGGGTAATAATATTGCTGTGGAGTATGCCCTGGAGATGTTTGACCCGGATTATGTTCTCCTTTTAAACAACGACACCATAGTTGATCCCCAGTTTCTACGTGAAATGATCAAGGCAACCGGAGAGGATCGGATTGGGATTGTCGGACCAAAATTATTGAATGCCACCGATCCCCATATCATTGATTCAGCCGGTCACGTGATTAGTTGGGGTAGGATAGTGGATCGTGGACATGGGGAGGTTGATGAAGGTCAATATGACCAAGATGTTAACGTTGTTGGGGCCATGGCCGCTGCTGCACTTTATAAAAGGGAGATGCTTTTGGATATAGGCCTCCTTGACATTAGTTACATAACCCTGGGAGAAGATGCCGATTTATCCTGGAGAGCTTATAACAATGGTTGGAAAGCTGTGTTCTCACCTAAAGCAATAGTATATCATAAAAGAGGCCGAACCATAACTAAAAAATCAGTGCTACCCGGCATGACCATTTTAAGTACCAAAAACACCACCAGATATGTGGTTAAAAATGGTAATAACAGTCACAAATTCCTCTATCTTTTCACACTCCTCAAAGAGGGATTGTTTGTTCTGGGCGGAAGTATTTTAAGGAAAAATAATGTTGATGCCCGTAAATATTCCACTGTACTTTTACACTCCTATTTTATAATTTTTAAAAGTATTTTTAGCTCTAAATAA
- a CDS encoding glycosyltransferase family 4 protein: MKIAVFHNLPSGGAKRALYGYVDYLDKEGHEVDVFVPSTANEQFLPLKNVSRNLEVFPVKKTGTGYLYSSLKYVPPIIKSISLWDLEKTHKQIAERINSADYDLVFSEQDQFTMTPFFLKYIKKPTVYYCPQPPRNEAILEAISHRKRQINLLKRLVFDYADNKDLKLDKNNISHAKYILTNSYFTRESILRVYGVNSFVSYLGIDTDLFQPQKVTEENLVLSVGSCRPSKGYDFLIRSLALIEPEVRPRLVIVSNFSEPGWEEYLQNLASCLNVCMDILNLIDDIKLVSLYNRAKLVLYAPYLEPFGLVPLEAMSCGTPVVAVKEGGVRETVIHGKTGLHTERDESLFAKATLELLSNDEKRYEMSKNGMKYVKKYWTLKHAGDRLSWHLNRLMDEK, translated from the coding sequence ATGAAAATAGCAGTATTCCATAACTTGCCATCTGGAGGGGCCAAAAGGGCCCTTTATGGTTATGTAGATTACCTGGATAAAGAGGGGCATGAAGTGGATGTTTTTGTCCCCTCCACTGCTAATGAACAGTTTTTACCCCTGAAAAATGTTTCCAGGAATTTAGAAGTCTTTCCAGTTAAAAAAACAGGGACAGGATACTTATATTCATCCTTGAAATACGTTCCACCCATCATTAAATCCATCTCCCTGTGGGATTTAGAAAAAACTCATAAACAAATTGCGGAAAGAATTAACTCGGCCGACTACGACCTGGTCTTCAGTGAACAGGATCAGTTCACCATGACCCCGTTTTTTTTGAAATACATAAAAAAGCCAACTGTTTACTACTGCCCCCAGCCTCCGCGTAATGAAGCCATTTTAGAAGCAATATCACACCGGAAAAGACAAATAAATTTACTGAAAAGGCTGGTATTTGATTACGCAGATAACAAGGATTTGAAGCTGGATAAAAATAATATTTCCCATGCTAAATATATTTTAACCAATTCTTACTTCACCAGAGAATCCATACTAAGAGTCTACGGTGTTAACTCCTTCGTATCCTACCTTGGAATCGATACAGATTTATTCCAGCCCCAGAAAGTTACCGAAGAAAATTTGGTCTTATCAGTGGGAAGCTGCCGCCCATCCAAGGGCTATGACTTCTTGATACGGTCTTTAGCATTAATCGAACCCGAAGTCCGCCCTAGACTGGTAATCGTCTCCAACTTCTCCGAGCCAGGGTGGGAGGAATACCTCCAAAATTTAGCCTCTTGTTTGAATGTTTGTATGGATATCCTAAATTTAATCGATGATATAAAACTGGTTTCACTATACAATAGAGCCAAATTAGTACTTTATGCTCCCTATTTAGAACCCTTTGGACTGGTGCCCCTGGAAGCTATGAGTTGCGGCACTCCCGTGGTGGCGGTAAAGGAGGGGGGTGTTCGAGAAACGGTTATTCACGGAAAGACAGGATTACATACCGAACGTGATGAATCCCTCTTTGCAAAAGCAACCCTGGAACTTTTAAGCAACGATGAAAAAAGATATGAAATGTCAAAAAACGGCATGAAATATGTAAAAAAATACTGGACATTAAAACATGCCGGAGATAGGCTTTCCTGGCATCTAAACCGGTTAATGGATGAAAAATAG
- a CDS encoding glycosyltransferase family 4 protein: MVVADQDNNHQKSRILFVHHTAMWYRKPFFKALSQSYPVEFLFTNVEGYNQTYQTQLSQKIPGMDGVNYRVVPKRLGLAWGAIKRVMGDYDVFVGGSWDTPSDLIETIFYFLIVKLKKRPFILWREDWDWNVHSLKRKLVKFFAGFFGRHADAVLVPGIKHCEFFSNLGVSTEKIFIMPNVSNITLKDQDYHHRDMIIQENNLKGEKIVLFVGRLIDLKGVQYLLPAFAKLRQKMENVVLFILGEGECQEELENISRNLKLENKVYFMGNIDNELLGAYYLLCNVFVLPSITTHYADACPLVVNEAMYFGKPVVTSDAVGTTFMIEEGINGYVVEERNSEALFEALYRILSDDALEEKMGQASKKIIEDGFTYQNMMEGFNQAMEFLNKHEKMKKT; this comes from the coding sequence CAAAAATCCAGGATACTTTTTGTACATCACACCGCTATGTGGTACCGAAAACCCTTCTTTAAAGCTTTAAGCCAATCTTATCCAGTTGAATTTCTGTTCACCAATGTGGAAGGGTACAACCAGACCTACCAAACCCAGTTGTCCCAGAAAATTCCGGGTATGGATGGCGTGAATTACAGGGTGGTGCCTAAAAGGTTGGGGTTAGCCTGGGGTGCTATTAAAAGAGTTATGGGGGATTATGATGTATTTGTAGGGGGAAGTTGGGATACTCCCTCCGATCTAATTGAAACCATTTTTTATTTTCTCATTGTTAAACTTAAAAAAAGGCCTTTTATCCTGTGGAGAGAAGATTGGGATTGGAATGTCCATTCTCTCAAAAGAAAATTGGTAAAATTTTTTGCAGGATTTTTTGGTCGTCATGCAGACGCAGTGCTAGTGCCAGGCATTAAACACTGCGAATTTTTTTCTAACTTAGGGGTAAGTACTGAAAAAATATTTATCATGCCCAATGTAAGTAACATCACCCTGAAAGACCAGGATTACCATCATCGGGATATGATTATCCAGGAAAATAATTTAAAGGGTGAAAAGATTGTTTTATTCGTGGGACGGCTCATCGATCTTAAGGGGGTTCAGTACCTGCTTCCTGCATTTGCAAAATTAAGACAAAAGATGGAAAACGTGGTTTTATTTATTTTAGGTGAGGGCGAATGCCAGGAAGAGCTGGAGAATATTTCTCGAAACCTGAAGTTAGAAAACAAAGTTTATTTTATGGGAAACATCGATAATGAACTTCTGGGGGCCTATTACCTGCTCTGCAATGTGTTTGTTCTCCCATCCATAACCACCCACTACGCGGATGCCTGTCCCCTGGTGGTTAACGAGGCCATGTATTTCGGAAAACCGGTGGTAACCAGTGATGCAGTGGGAACCACCTTCATGATCGAAGAGGGGATTAATGGATATGTGGTGGAGGAAAGAAACTCTGAAGCTCTCTTTGAAGCATTGTACCGAATTTTATCTGATGATGCCCTGGAAGAGAAGATGGGACAAGCTTCTAAAAAGATTATTGAGGATGGATTTACCTATCAAAACATGATGGAAGGTTTCAATCAGGCCATGGAATTTCTAAATAAACATGAAAAAATGAAAAAAACTTAA
- a CDS encoding glycosyltransferase family 2 protein, producing the protein MNPKVSVIVLNWNGWEDTVECLESLYRVDYPCFDVVVVDNASEDDSLSRIREYCRGDLGVESPFFTYTSRNKPIEVFELTEDQIEGGLGENDGNSFNFYNSSSLYKLTLIKNRENYGFAVGNNIAVEYALEMFDPDYVLLLNNDTIVDPDFLSNLVIVAEKDEKIGLLGPLIYYYDVDGQRDVVANLGGKVNISQYPGYYDLVEVNRLEDFPGSLIECDWISGAALLMKTRKIPIHTLNPELFFGCEDIDLAIKLKKKGYKSLVVLNSYIWHKEAVSRKKRSSDSVNRALMEIKSNLTFLKAHNHHYHRYLPLYVLQIIKLYLTVLLKG; encoded by the coding sequence ATGAATCCTAAAGTTTCGGTGATTGTTCTCAATTGGAATGGTTGGGAGGATACGGTGGAGTGTTTGGAGTCGTTGTATCGGGTGGATTATCCGTGTTTTGATGTGGTGGTGGTGGATAATGCTTCGGAGGATGATTCTCTTTCTCGGATTAGGGAGTATTGTCGGGGTGATCTGGGGGTGGAGTCTCCTTTCTTTACTTACACTTCCCGGAATAAGCCCATTGAGGTTTTTGAACTGACTGAAGACCAGATAGAGGGAGGTTTAGGTGAAAATGATGGGAATAGTTTTAATTTTTATAATTCTAGCTCTTTATATAAACTTACCCTCATAAAAAATCGGGAGAATTATGGTTTTGCGGTGGGTAATAATATTGCTGTGGAGTATGCCCTGGAGATGTTTGACCCGGATTATGTTCTCCTTTTAAACAACGACACCATAGTTGATCCTGATTTCTTGAGTAATCTGGTCATAGTGGCGGAGAAGGATGAAAAAATAGGACTTTTGGGACCACTAATTTATTATTATGATGTGGATGGTCAGCGTGATGTAGTGGCCAATCTGGGAGGTAAGGTGAATATTTCTCAATACCCCGGTTACTATGATCTGGTTGAAGTTAACCGGTTGGAAGACTTCCCCGGCTCTTTAATCGAATGTGACTGGATCTCCGGGGCAGCCCTTCTAATGAAAACCAGAAAAATACCCATCCACACCCTTAACCCGGAGCTCTTTTTTGGATGCGAAGACATTGATCTAGCAATTAAACTAAAAAAAAAGGGTTATAAATCTTTAGTAGTCTTAAATTCATACATATGGCACAAGGAAGCGGTTTCTCGAAAAAAAAGGAGTTCAGATTCGGTAAATAGGGCTTTAATGGAAATTAAATCCAACTTAACCTTTCTCAAAGCCCATAATCATCATTACCATCGATACTTGCCCCTTTATGTGCTTCAAATAATTAAATTGTACCTGACAGTCTTATTGAAAGGTTAA